In Triticum aestivum cultivar Chinese Spring chromosome 5B, IWGSC CS RefSeq v2.1, whole genome shotgun sequence, the following proteins share a genomic window:
- the LOC123112507 gene encoding calcium-transporting ATPase 5, plasma membrane-type isoform X4, translating into MAAAISLSLGMATEGVKDGWYDGGSIFFAVFLVIFVTATSDYRQSLQFQHLNEEKQNIQVEVIRGGKRVGASIFDLVVGDVVPLKIGDQVPADGVLISGHSLAIDESTMTGESKIVHKDQNAPMLMSGCKVADGYGSMLVTGVGTNTEWGMLMANLSEDIGEETPLQARLNGVATLIGIVGLSVAGVVLVVLWIRYFTGHSNNPDGTTAFVAGTTGAKQGFMGAISIFTIAVTIVVVAVPEGLPLAVTLTLAYSMRKMMRDKALVRRLSSCETMGSATTICSDKTGTLTLNKMTVVEAYLSGTKLNPCHNTGMISSSVASLLVEGIAQNTAGAVFSPEDGGAAEVAGSPTEKAILSWGLKIGMNFNDVRSKSSVLRVLPFNSVKKCGGVAVQVSDAYVHIHWKGAAELVLASCKSWLSIDGSVHPMSFDKYNEVKRSIDDMAMSSLRCIAFAYCTCELTMVPREDLDKWQLPEDNLTLLGMVGIKDPCRPGVRDAVQLCSAAGVKVRMVTGDNVETAKAIAFECGILNSKDVASETIIIEGKVFREMSETAREEVAVKITVMGRSSPNDKLLLVQALKRKGHVVAVTGDGTNDAPALHEADIGLSMGISGTEVAKESSDIIILDDDFTSVVKVVRWGRSVYANIQKFIQFQLTVNVAALVINVVAAVSSGAVPLNAVELLWVNLIMDTLGALALATEPPTDNLMKRHPVGRREPLVTNIMWRNLFIQALYQIAVLLVFNFDGKRIFQLHNESREHADKITNTFVFNAFVFCQIFNEFNARKPEEKNVLRGVTSNRLFMGIVGITTILQILIIEFLGKFFGTVRLVWKLWLLSVAIGAVSWPLAYVGKSIPVPARPFQDYLKHCCAWRRPRRRDEEQGGKS; encoded by the exons ATGG CTGctgctatatcattatcattgggCATGGCAACAGAG GGTGTAAAAGATGGATGGTATGATGGTGGAAGCATATTCTTTGCTGTTTTTCTTGTGATATTTGTTACAG CAACCAGTGATTATAGACAATCTCTTCAGTTTCAACATCTGAACGAGGAGAAACAAAATATACAGGTTGAG GTTATCAGAGGTGGTAAGAGAGTAGGAGCTTCAATATTTGACCTTGTGGTTGGCGATGTTGTTCCCCTCAAAATTGGTGATCAA GTCCCTGCAGATGGTGTCCTGATATCTGGTCATTCTCTTGCAATAGATGAATCAACTATGACGGGAGAGTCCAAAATT GTTCATAAGGACCAGAATGCACCTATGTTGATGTCCGGTTGCAAGGTCGCAGATGGCTATGGCTCTATGTTG GTAACAGGTGTGGGTACTAATACTGAATGGGGTATGTTGATGGCCAACCTTTCAGAAGATATTGGTGAAGAAACCCCGTTGCAG GCGCGCTTGAATGGTGTCGCTACTTTAATTGGTATCGTGGGTTTATCGGTTGCTGGTGTTGTCCTTGTCGTACTTTGGATAAG ATATTTTACCGGGCATAGCAATAATCCAGATGGAACTACTGCATTTGTGGCTGGGACTACTGGTGCAAAACAGGGATTTATGGGGGCAATCAGTATTTTTACAATTGCC GTAACTATTGTGGTTGTTGCTGTGCCTGAAGGACTCCCTTTAGCAGTAACATTGAC CCTTGCATATTCAATGCGAAAGATGATGCGAGACAAGGCTCTG GTGAGACGACTTTCATCTTGTGAAACAATGGGGTCAGCGACCACGATTTGCAGTGACAAGACTGGAACTCTTACCTTGAATAAG ATGACAGTTGTGGAAGCATATTTGAGTGGGACGAAGTTGAATCCTTGTCATAATACTGGGATGATTTCTAGCAGTGTGGCATCTCTACTTGTTGAAGGAATTGCACAAAACACAGCAGGTGCCGTGTTTTCACCAGAG GATGGAGGAGCTGCTGAAGTTGCTGGCTCACCAACTGAAAAAGCAATTCTTTCTTGGGGTCTTAAG ATTGGGATGAATTTCAACGATGTGAGGTCAAAATCTTCAGTTCTCCGTGTTCTCCCATTTAACTCAGTGAAGAAATGTGGTGGCGTTGCAGTGCAGGTG TCAGATGCTTATGTACACATCCACTGGAAAGGTGCTGCTGAGCTAGTATTAGCATCTTGCAAAAGCTGGCTTTCTATTGATGGTTCAGTTCATCCAATGAGTTTTGACAAG TATAACGAAGTGAAGAGATCCATTGACGATATGGCAATGAGTTCACTGCGCTGTATTGCTTTTGCATATTGCACCTGCGAGCTCACAATGGTTCCTAGAGAGGATCTCGATAAGTGGCAGTTGCCTGAGGATAATCTGACTCTTCTTGGAATGGTCGGGATAAAG GATCCTTGTCGCCCAGGAGTAAGGGATGCTGTACAATTATGCAGTGCTGCTGGTGTGAAG GTACGGATGGTCACAGGAGATAATGTTGAAACAGCTAAGGCCATTGCTTTCGAATGTGGAATACTAAATTCAAAAGATGTTGCTTCAGAGACAATAATAATAGAGGGGAAGGTGTTCCGTGAAATGTCTGAAACTGCACGAGAAGAAGTTGCTGTCAAGATTACA GTAATGGGACGGTCTTCTCCAAACGACAAGCTTTTGCTTGTACAAGCTTTGAAAAGAAAAGGCCATGTAGTAGCTGTAACCGGTGATGGCACCAACGACGCCCCAGCATTGCATGAG GCTGATATCGGTCTTTCAATGGGCATCTCGGGAACAGAAGTTGCTAAAGAAAGCTCGGACATCATAATCTTGGATGATGACTTCACATCCGTTGTCAAG GTTGTTCGTTGGGGGCGGTCTGTCTATGCAAATATTCAGAAATTCATCCAGTTCCAGCTGACTGTTAATGTCGCTGCCCTGGTAATAAATGTGGTAGCTGCTGTGTCCTCTGGTGCTGTTCCTCTGAATGCAGTTGAG CTTCTTTGGGTGAACCTGATCATGGACACACTGGGAGCCCTTGCATTAGCAACTGAACCACCAACAGACAACCTAATGAAGAGACATCCTGTTGGCAGAAG GGAACCTCTTGTTACAAATATCATGTGGAGAAACCTGTTTATCCAG GCTCTTTACCAGATAGCAGTTCTTCTCGTCTTCAATTTTGATGGCAAAAGGATTTTCCAGTTGCATAATGAAAGTCGAGAGCACGCTGACAAAATTACGAACACCTTTGTCTTCAATGCATTTGTCTTTTGCCAA ATCTTCAATGAGTTCAATGCTCGCAAGCCTGAGGAGAAGAATGTCTTGAGAGGAGTCACGAGCAACCGCCTTTTCATGGGTATAGTGGGTATAACTACCATTCTTCAG ATCTTGATAATTGAATTTCTCGGAAAGTTCTTTGGGACTGTTAGGCTCGTTTGGAAGCTATGGCTGCTATCAGTTGCCATTGGTGCAGTAAG CTGGCCTCTCGCGTATGTTGGCAAGTCCATTCCTGTTCCTGCCAGACCTTTCCAGGATTACTTGAAGCATTGTTGTGCCTGGAGAAGGCCACGCCGCCGCG ATGAAGAGCAGGGCGGCAAGAGCTGA